AGATGATAACACCGGCACTCCAAACATCACATGCTTGACCATAATTCTTCCGTAGTACTTCTGGGGCCACATAATATGGGCTCCCAACAACATCAGTGAATGTTTCTCCTGAAAGGATGGGTTTTTGTTATAATTTAGTTACTGAAAGCATTCAATGTAGCCATGCAAATTGATGAGATAAGCAACATCAAATAACTTCCAATAAGCAATGACAACAGCTAAACTACGTGGATGACAACTTTAGGCAAACATTACATTCTCAATAGATAGTTACTGGAAAATTTAACATGCAGAGGCGCCAGCTGACTACACAGGCCTGGGAAAAATTGTTTCAACAGGGCAGTACACATTTTGCAAAGCACAATTatttaagatatatatatatatatatatatatatatatatcacaaacTAACTGCCTTTGCTAAAGGAATTGCTCTTGAGTAAAACTCTTGTATATTTCAGTTACATCTATTTTGCTCTTCAAATAGAATGTAAGAGCAGATGACTCttttttaattacattttcAAGACAGCCAAAATATTTCTTAGCCAGTCTGTTCCAGCAACCGTAGTTTCACCTTCACCAATGAGCTTAAGTGTCTAAATAGTATCATTATTAATTTTTCCTTCCATATTCAAGTACCCTTTGTTTTGCCAGAcatattcaaatacatgaaACATAAGAGAAGTCATAGTATTAAGAAAGCATTAATAAAATTAGCCACCAATATGCCCAAACTTGTAGGCTCTTGAAATTTAaactgataaaaataaaaaataaaaaaaaggaaggaagcTAGTTCTAACCTGAATGGTAAGATAATCAATTTCAAATCATTACAAACAGTGAATTCATCATATCAGACTAtaccaaaatccttcatctttcAAGCTAATTCACAATTCATTTATGCTTATTTGTATAATATTTTATAATGCCATCCGTTCCCTCTGGAATTGTTGAAACACTTGATGCCTCTCCCTGCTTCCAATAGACCCCATCTCTTTAACAGTTAACACTAGGATATCTACCCTGCTGTCAACTTTCACAAACTTACCTCTTCAGTATCCCTATTTACAGAACTCCTTTTTTTCGATCATTAGATTCTCATCTTGCATAGCATCCCAAAAACATAGCCACATAAGTTGCTTATGCCTGGGCCGTATATTTTTGCTCAGATGGTCAGCTGGATGAATATATGAGACCTAACATTATGCAAGCTTCCAACTTCCAATATTTCTTAGATTTGACATATCAAATTAATGAGGTTAGATTACTTCTTGTAAGCAGTCAATGTAAGACAACCAGAGTTAACCACATATAGTCAATTCCATAAAGCCACCATTTTGGTTTAGAAGTATAAATTCAACAACCATACTCATCGAAGTAAACCAACAAGATAATAAATGGAATTATATAGTAAGAGAACGTGACCACAACCAAATACTGTATGTATTTGATTAAGTATATATAATTGTTTCATATATTAAGACAAGAGAGCCATGGCCATATAAACAAACATTTCAGTGGTACACGTTTAAGTTCAAGTATCTTATACTCGATGAAGTAATAGCAACGAGACTGATAAATGGAAAGCAATAGTGAGGTAATTCTACCACAGCCAAATACCATATGTAATATAAGCCAAAAGTGTATATATTAGTGATAACAGGGCCAACCAACAAAGTTAGCATCAAATGATCAGTTTCATATGGATTCTGTATATGAATTTAAGTTGTACCAAGGATGAACATACCTGGCCTAAAGAACACTGAGAGCCCAAAATCTATTGTCTTAAGTGGCGCTTCCTCTTCCTGATCGACAAATAAAAAGTTCTCCGGCTTCAAGTCTCGATGCATGACACCCAAGGAATGGCATGCTTCAACAACACCAACTATGATCTTTGCAAGTTTAGCTGCTTTTCTCTCCGTATAATGCCCTCTTTGTATGATCCTATCGAAAAGCTCGCCACCTGCGCAAAGTTCCATTATAACATGAACCGCCACAGCGTCCTCATGAGCACCAACGATTTGTATCACATTGGGATGTCCTGCCAAGTGATGCATTATCTGGATTTCCCTCCTAACATCTTCCACATCCTCTTGCGTAGTCAGCTTCCTCTTTGCAATTGACTTGCATGCCAACTCCTTATTGGTTCTCTTCTCCACACAAAGAAAGGTAGTCCCAAATTGGCCTTGTCCAAGCTTCCTCCCCAAACTATAAAGATCCTTGATATTGCCAGTCTTCCTTCCTAACACCGAGTCTATTTGCAGTCCAACAGAAGAAACCCTCTTCATATGAGCAGCTTTCTTGGCTTTCTCGGCCTCCTGGGCCTTGCTGTCCTCTTCCTTCACTCCTTTTGGTTCCGCTTTCGGAGGTTGATCATTAGCAATTTTCACAGGCTCAGGGGGATTGTTGTGGACTGGAGGAGGAGCATCAGGAGGTTTAGGATCAGCCTGAGAGCCACCTTTGGATGACGGACCAGGATTCGAATTTGAGTCATTTTTGCTACTGCCTTCTTCATTTGGAGGAGGAAGCCGGTCCTCCGGTGGCCGGGTTCGCCAAATGGCATCCGTAACGGATTGCATGAAACCATTGCCGAGATTTGGTCCGACACATGTGTTCCCCATCAAATAAAAAACACACACCAATATCAGGTCCTTGTATCAAAATACAACACCCAAATCAATCTTCTCCAATGCCATTAATCAGTCAAGTCCCTACCTCTGCCGTCAGATCAGGGACCTGAGCAAACCCTAGCTTGATCTGATTCTTTGCTTCCAACAGCATACGTCTCGAAACTACCCAAATTTATTTGTATTCGAGCCCAACACGAATCAACGAGaaaaatttaaaaggaaatCTCAGAAATATATCAATGTTTGTAATATAAAATGAAAGGCGTACGTAGGAtagaaaattaaagaagaagaagaagaagaaggaagtgCGGGAAATGCAGGGTAGCAGAGTCGTGAAGAAGAATGAGAAGCAATATATCGAAAAGAATCAAATGCTGCGATTCTGGAATTTGGGTTCATGTCGAAAATTGAAGGGACGCAATATCCACGTTCTGCATGTTGCGTAACAGAGAGATCGTGACCGTACGTCGCTACAAATCCATACTTACGTGTTGAGCATATGAGAGATAAAAGAGTAGCATATTCAATTTACAAataatcattttcttttctgtttttcacGTACCCATCACTTTGGCTCTCCTGAGTCCTGAGTCTCCTCTATTATCCTCAATTACCAAAACAGTTGATCCGCGTTAAGCTTAAAATGAGCGAGTCGAATATATGACTTTCCAATAACAAAATGCTTGTGACTTTGTGAGCAAGCTtaaaaatggttttttttttttcaccttaaTTCAATGTTATTCAAATCTCCCATCACTATCTATAACGGATGACCACCATCAAATGacgcataaaaaaataaaataaaaaatatttaccaAAACAAAATCACTTGAACCCTGCCTATTTTTAAGAGGCTGTAATGTTGATGTTAAGCTCAACAATTATTTCGGAACTAAGGTGAGTGGATTATGCAATGTGTTTTCATAActccttattttattttctaagtTCTCTCACTCTTTTTCTCACGTTGAATCGTGTTTATTGTTGAAATAACGTCCACTATATATTTAGTATTGCTGATTGAGGCTAATGATGGAGCATGAGAACTTTATTTATTGGTTATGTACTTTAAGTACTTATGTTGAAGACTTGAAGGTCTCATTCTTCTTCACGACTCTGCTACCCTGCATTTCCCGcacttccttcttcttcttcttcttctttaattttctaTCCTACGTACGCCTTTCATTTTATATTACAAACATTGATTTCTGAGatttccttttaaatttttCTCGTTGATTCGTGTTGGGCTCGAATACAAATAAATTTGGGTAGTTTCGAGACGTATGCTGTTGGAAGCAAAGAATCAGATTTGACAGGGTCAGATTTTTGCTGAGGAAGGTGTGTTAGTTGACAGGGTCAGATTTTTGCTGGGTTCTGTTGGTATCCAAGATATACATTATGTCCCAAGGAGTACTAACAGAGTGGCACATGAAGTACTTATGTTGAGATATATAAAGATGTGTCAATGGGCGACATGTTTGGTTAAGGGTTGGGCCCtcttggctcatggatgtcattttaggtgacggacccgtaactggttTGGTTAGTAGGGAGGAAAGTGGGGATTTtttgtccaccaccggtcattcccggATTCTGtaatgttttgtttttgaataaAATCATTAtctattcccaaaaaaaaaaaagtacttatGTCGAGATATATAAAGATGTGTCATATGGAGGTATGGAGCGAAATACTCATTAGGGAATTCTGGTGGGATTACTAAATTGAAGGACAACCATGTCACCATGATATGAATGGACGATGTGATAGGGTGATGAATTGGGTTATTGTATATTATTTATAGTGTGTAAAACAGCATGGCTTTCATAGTGCatgaatattttttatttttgttaaaccAAGGTATCCCTCACCCGTAGGTAAGGACTAATCCTTCTCGAGCTAGGTCGGACCCCATTTAGGGGGGAAGCTCTCCCAATACTGGTTGCTCCATTCACAAGGCTCGAACCCGAAACTTTGCTTAAGAGAAACAAGCTCCTTACCACTTGAACCACCAAGCATTGGTACATAGTGCGTGAATTTACTCATCACTCAATATACACTTTGCAAGTTCTGAAGTCACAATCGAAATGTAGCATAATAGCATATAATGATGAGCTTAAATCGAGGTGTTTGACTTTTGTATTTTGTTAATGTTTTTATTGTTTTAAGTATTTCAGAGAAGCAAAGTGAAAAGTTTTTTGTTCGTTttacttctgttttttttttttttttttgctttttgaccTTTTGACACTTACATCCCGAATTCAAAAATAGGTGCCTAAACACAACCGTCCCTCGAGTCAGGGATGTGACGGTCCAACTTTGACCTGGGCCTTTTAGGCCCCAGCCGAAGTACTCCTCAACCTTCCCTATCTTGAAGAAGTGGTTGCCGTCATCGCGAAGCTGCTGAAGCCCATAAAAGTGATAGAACTGGcaactacaaatagtcatgtaTGTTGTTTTTGAAACAATGGTGACTGCAAGAAAACCCAATGGCAAAACTTATTCCCAAATATGAATGGCAAAACTAATCACGTCTCCTGTGACACAGATCCCACCAGAAAAATTTCGGCCGACAATTAAAAAAGGGAGCGAGCGCTTCCTATCCAGCGAAAGTTAGAACTCAGCTCACGCAACCAATGCAACACAAAGGATGGATGCCCAAAACAGCCACCATAGAAGAGAGATATCCACCACCCAAGAAGACTTCGAATCGAGGACCATTGTTGCCTTGACAGATGCAGCTAGAGAAGACTCAGTCGCCACTTGCCCAAACCTAGGGTTCGATCTCGATCATTCCGTTTCTTGTGGGAGTTTCCAGCATTTAAATATTATGAACTTCCATTTACTCATTCaaggatttttcttttttatcattttgtgaaacccactttttgatcacatcTTGACAAATTAACCATTTAGTGCTTAGCGCATCTCCCACCGTAGGCTATAATTCCATTTATAGTCTAAAACATTCTCCCACGGTAAGCTATTTCTCAtggaccaagaaaaaaaatttggccttctCAAATTTGGTAAGCCAAATGGTAGACCCTGGCACCCtgccaactttttttttttgtttctttaagaacatgaattttacatttaagaaaaatcatttttcctatatacATGGATTAGTTATAATGTTACTAAATATTAAAATCACATCATTGTAAATAtcttgttgagatcttcaatatgagCCCAGTATT
Above is a genomic segment from Rosa chinensis cultivar Old Blush chromosome 3, RchiOBHm-V2, whole genome shotgun sequence containing:
- the LOC112193728 gene encoding calcium-dependent protein kinase 20: MGNTCVGPNLGNGFMQSVTDAIWRTRPPEDRLPPPNEEGSSKNDSNSNPGPSSKGGSQADPKPPDAPPPVHNNPPEPVKIANDQPPKAEPKGVKEEDSKAQEAEKAKKAAHMKRVSSVGLQIDSVLGRKTGNIKDLYSLGRKLGQGQFGTTFLCVEKRTNKELACKSIAKRKLTTQEDVEDVRREIQIMHHLAGHPNVIQIVGAHEDAVAVHVIMELCAGGELFDRIIQRGHYTERKAAKLAKIIVGVVEACHSLGVMHRDLKPENFLFVDQEEEAPLKTIDFGLSVFFRPGETFTDVVGSPYYVAPEVLRKNYGQACDVWSAGVIIYILLSGVPPFWDETEQGIFEQVLKGELDFISEPWPSISESAKDLVRRMLMRDPKKRITAHEVLRHPWVQVDGVAPDKPLDSAVLTRLKQFSAMNKLKKIAIRVIAESLSEEEIAGLKEMFKMIDTDNSGHITLEELKTGLERVGADLKDSEITWLMQSADVDNSGTIDYGEFIAAMLHLNKVQKEDHLFAAFSYFDKDGSGYITRDELQQACEKFGLQDVQLDDIIREVDQDNDGRIDYSEFVAMMEDTGFGKGLQTNMSSRH